One part of the Longimicrobiales bacterium genome encodes these proteins:
- the ricT gene encoding regulatory iron-sulfur-containing complex subunit RicT: MAGFAEIRFKGTRKGYFSYVELDLRPGQHVIVQADRGEDLGEVSAVGAIAERKCSSSGGCTTPTPEHSIVRHAHKDEIARWEVLRGDEERVRTETRKLVAEHGLNMKVTEAEWQFDRKKVIIYFTADKRVDFRQLVRDLARTFRARIELKQIGVRDEAALLGGVGRCGRELCCSTWLPELKPVSLQLAKDQGLSLNPAQISGCCGRLMCCLMYEHRTYVEARRRFPREGRTVQTDSGEERVIGVDIWHDQVTLRAKDGSRRTVSLDDLKEEVGPRASHSPEEKPDTESAPAGDIH, translated from the coding sequence ATGGCCGGCTTTGCGGAGATCCGCTTCAAGGGCACTCGTAAGGGATACTTCTCCTACGTCGAGCTCGACCTGCGGCCAGGACAGCACGTCATCGTACAGGCAGATCGCGGTGAGGACCTGGGCGAGGTCTCCGCGGTTGGCGCAATCGCGGAACGGAAATGCTCCTCTTCGGGTGGCTGTACCACCCCGACGCCGGAGCACTCTATCGTACGACACGCCCACAAAGATGAGATTGCTCGTTGGGAGGTCCTTCGCGGAGACGAGGAGCGCGTCCGCACAGAGACTCGGAAATTGGTCGCAGAACACGGCCTCAACATGAAGGTGACGGAGGCCGAGTGGCAGTTCGATCGTAAAAAAGTGATCATCTACTTTACCGCGGATAAACGGGTCGACTTCCGCCAGCTCGTTCGGGACCTGGCCAGAACCTTCCGTGCGCGTATCGAGCTCAAGCAGATCGGTGTACGAGACGAGGCGGCGCTCCTCGGCGGCGTCGGCCGCTGCGGCAGAGAGCTATGCTGCTCGACCTGGCTCCCGGAACTGAAACCGGTCTCGCTTCAGTTGGCCAAAGACCAGGGCCTCTCACTGAACCCAGCCCAGATCAGTGGATGCTGCGGGCGCCTCATGTGCTGTCTGATGTACGAGCATCGAACCTACGTCGAAGCACGTCGTCGCTTCCCGCGGGAGGGACGGACCGTCCAGACCGACTCCGGTGAAGAGAGGGTGATTGGTGTGGACATCTGGCACGATCAGGTGACCCTCCGCGCGAAGGACGGATCACGACGCACCGTTTCGCTCGACGACCTCAAGGAAGAAGTCGGCCCGCGCGCCAGCCACAGCCCAGAAGAGAAACCTGACACGGAATCTGCGCCCGCCGGAGATATTCATTGA
- a CDS encoding M23 family metallopeptidase, with amino-acid sequence MAGDRWTFLVMRGQDDPVQQYSLSTRTLRAGVWALGMAAIAVVASTLILGTSSVTRVKSQNLETRNDALETELAEFQERIQTLGSTLDRVASNDAQFRILAGLKIIDPDVLEAGVGGPGLGLPETSPLWTVDSVTTKSIFATSYDLSALERRAQLLSESLVEAMDSLLAHRDQLESTPSILPTRGWLSSGFSKARIHPVHNRPLPHQGIDVSAPTGTPIFASAKGRVIQSGWVVGYGLTVEVDHGFGFTTLYGHASKLIVAVGDEVTRGDVIAQVGSTGTATAPNLHYEVKMNGVAQDPSLFILPDYIRN; translated from the coding sequence ATGGCCGGAGACAGGTGGACCTTCCTCGTTATGCGAGGACAGGATGACCCGGTCCAACAATATTCGTTGTCGACACGCACCCTAAGAGCGGGTGTGTGGGCGTTAGGGATGGCCGCTATCGCGGTTGTCGCGAGCACGTTGATTTTGGGTACGAGTTCTGTCACACGCGTGAAGTCACAGAACCTCGAGACACGCAATGATGCCCTGGAAACCGAATTGGCCGAGTTCCAGGAGCGCATCCAAACACTGGGATCGACACTGGATCGAGTGGCGTCGAATGACGCACAGTTTCGCATTCTCGCGGGCCTCAAAATCATCGACCCTGATGTTCTGGAAGCTGGCGTAGGAGGGCCGGGACTCGGTCTCCCAGAGACATCGCCTCTATGGACAGTGGACTCGGTCACCACGAAGTCCATCTTCGCAACCTCGTACGACCTGAGCGCCCTCGAGCGTCGAGCGCAGCTCCTTTCAGAAAGTCTGGTGGAGGCAATGGATTCCCTCCTGGCTCATCGTGACCAGCTGGAATCGACACCCTCGATTCTCCCGACACGCGGATGGCTGAGCAGCGGCTTCTCGAAGGCGCGCATACACCCCGTACACAATCGTCCGCTCCCTCATCAGGGAATCGACGTATCCGCACCGACCGGCACTCCGATCTTCGCCTCAGCAAAGGGTCGCGTCATTCAGTCAGGCTGGGTCGTCGGGTACGGACTCACGGTAGAAGTAGACCATGGCTTTGGCTTTACCACGCTCTACGGGCACGCCTCGAAGTTGATCGTGGCGGTCGGAGACGAGGTGACCCGAGGCGATGTGATCGCTCAAGTTGGTAGCACCGGTACGGCAACAGCCCCAAACCTCCACTACGAGGTGAAGATGAACGGCGTGGCACAGGATCCGTCACTGTTTATCCTTCCGGATTACATCCGCAACTGA
- a CDS encoding acetyl-CoA carboxylase carboxyltransferase subunit alpha: protein MHLDFERDIVEIKEQIDKLLDLADRRGIDVSDEVTVLRSKLEGLKQKTYANLKPMEQVQVARHPQRPYALDYIERAFTDWVELHGDRNFRDDEAIVGGWARLNGKSVMIVGQQKGRDMKQNLRRNFGMPHPEGYRKALRLMQQAEKFGRPVISFIDTPGAYPGLGSEERGIGEAIAFNLREMSRLRVPIVSAVLGEGMSGGALGIGVTDRILMLEHSIYSVISPEGCAAILWRSAEHKEKAAIALRLTATDLKAAGVCDEIVPEPDGGAHTDWDGAASNLAEALNRTLTALGKLSTKNLLEQRWEKYEAIGSYRLD from the coding sequence GTGCATCTAGATTTTGAGCGTGACATCGTCGAGATCAAGGAACAGATCGACAAACTCCTGGACCTCGCCGACCGACGGGGGATCGACGTCTCCGACGAAGTGACGGTCCTTCGAAGCAAGCTCGAGGGTCTAAAGCAGAAGACGTATGCAAACCTCAAGCCGATGGAGCAGGTACAGGTCGCGCGCCATCCGCAGCGGCCTTACGCCCTCGACTACATCGAGCGGGCATTCACCGATTGGGTCGAGCTGCATGGTGACCGGAATTTCCGTGACGACGAGGCCATCGTCGGAGGCTGGGCACGCCTGAACGGCAAGTCTGTCATGATCGTGGGTCAGCAAAAGGGCCGCGACATGAAGCAGAACCTCCGTCGCAATTTCGGGATGCCACACCCTGAAGGCTATCGAAAGGCACTCCGTCTCATGCAGCAGGCGGAGAAATTTGGCCGTCCGGTGATCTCATTCATCGATACGCCCGGCGCCTATCCGGGACTAGGCTCGGAGGAACGGGGCATCGGTGAGGCGATCGCCTTCAATCTCCGTGAAATGTCCCGCCTGCGCGTGCCGATCGTGTCGGCGGTTCTTGGCGAAGGGATGTCCGGAGGAGCGCTCGGAATCGGGGTGACGGACAGGATCCTCATGCTCGAGCACTCGATCTATTCGGTCATCTCGCCGGAAGGCTGTGCTGCGATCCTGTGGCGTTCCGCTGAACACAAAGAGAAGGCGGCGATCGCCCTGCGGCTGACGGCGACCGACCTCAAGGCCGCCGGCGTTTGCGACGAGATCGTGCCCGAGCCCGACGGCGGCGCGCACACGGACTGGGATGGGGCAGCCTCGAATCTCGCGGAGGCGCTGAACCGCACGCTGACCGCACTTGGGAAGCTCTCGACCAAAAATCTTCTAGAACAGCGATGGGAGAAGTACGAAGCCATCGGTTCTTACCGGCTGGACTGA
- a CDS encoding M1 family metallopeptidase translates to MIRRRIARLLLLVGVMAQSAAAQEPEPIPAGVAPPPGEYAPGVDVLHYEVEVGLGYGILWFEGITEIRVATTAPSPTLPLDFSGIGVNSVSIDGSDVDYTHEEGILRVPLAGTRRGETITVRVHYEGTPDDGLIIRENVHGDPVAFVDNWPNRTRFWLPSVDHPADKATVRYTVHAPADWKVIANGHLASEPTATPSDAIGPVGPRRSWIWEVGVPISSYNMVIGAGDLTITTVGLAACGRAPASRRDDGCVEVTTWVYPQDVANAEPSFRRAAEMVDYFSETIGPFPFEKLANVQSATRFGGMENASAIFYSERGIADGSNIEGTVSHEIAHQWFGDAITEASWHHLWLSEGFATYFGAQFFEAADGIADFQGRMEQSRQRVISSEDTSRPIYDPEETDLFALLNDNNYPKGGWVLHMLRGIIGDETFFRGIRTYYERHLHTAVLTEDFRAVMEDVSGQDLEWFFQQWIYEPGFPTFEVDSEWIPNSPGPGGSLELTIRQVQPDHWPTFRVQMDVEVGTGSNARRQAIKVFERETKVRIGMTGEPTTSFTLDPDGWVLKGAN, encoded by the coding sequence ATGATCAGGCGCCGGATTGCACGCCTGTTGTTGCTCGTGGGAGTCATGGCGCAGAGCGCGGCAGCTCAAGAACCTGAACCGATCCCCGCGGGCGTCGCACCCCCACCGGGCGAGTACGCGCCGGGTGTCGACGTGCTCCACTACGAAGTCGAGGTCGGTCTGGGCTACGGAATCCTCTGGTTTGAAGGGATCACGGAAATCCGCGTCGCAACCACGGCACCATCGCCCACACTTCCGCTCGACTTCTCCGGCATAGGTGTGAACAGCGTGTCGATCGACGGCTCGGACGTCGACTACACACACGAAGAGGGCATTCTCCGGGTCCCACTGGCAGGGACGAGAAGAGGCGAGACCATCACCGTGCGCGTGCATTATGAGGGCACACCCGACGATGGGTTGATCATTCGAGAGAACGTCCACGGAGATCCCGTAGCCTTCGTGGACAACTGGCCCAACCGGACACGCTTCTGGCTGCCCAGCGTCGACCACCCCGCCGACAAGGCCACGGTGCGCTATACAGTCCACGCCCCTGCTGACTGGAAGGTCATCGCGAACGGCCATCTCGCCTCCGAGCCCACCGCTACGCCATCCGATGCGATCGGTCCGGTGGGGCCTCGTCGTAGCTGGATCTGGGAAGTCGGTGTGCCAATCTCTTCGTACAACATGGTCATCGGAGCGGGCGACCTAACCATCACTACGGTCGGACTCGCGGCATGCGGGCGGGCGCCAGCCTCTCGTCGAGACGATGGATGCGTAGAGGTTACGACCTGGGTTTACCCGCAGGATGTGGCGAACGCCGAGCCGTCCTTCCGACGCGCTGCCGAAATGGTGGACTATTTTTCCGAGACCATCGGTCCGTTTCCCTTCGAGAAGCTTGCGAACGTCCAGTCGGCGACGCGCTTCGGCGGCATGGAAAACGCCTCCGCGATCTTCTATTCCGAACGTGGAATCGCGGACGGCAGCAACATAGAAGGCACGGTCTCACACGAGATCGCTCACCAATGGTTCGGAGACGCGATTACTGAGGCCAGCTGGCACCACCTGTGGTTGTCCGAGGGCTTCGCGACCTACTTCGGTGCGCAGTTTTTCGAGGCGGCCGACGGCATCGCGGACTTTCAGGGACGGATGGAGCAGAGCCGTCAGCGGGTCATCAGCTCTGAGGACACGAGTCGGCCGATATACGACCCGGAAGAGACCGATCTCTTCGCACTCCTCAATGACAACAACTATCCGAAAGGTGGCTGGGTCCTCCACATGCTTCGCGGCATCATTGGGGACGAGACGTTCTTCCGTGGCATCCGCACCTACTACGAGCGACACCTGCATACGGCGGTCCTCACTGAAGACTTTCGAGCGGTGATGGAGGATGTGTCTGGCCAGGACCTCGAGTGGTTCTTCCAGCAATGGATCTACGAACCCGGCTTCCCGACCTTCGAGGTCGACTCTGAGTGGATTCCGAACTCGCCCGGACCTGGCGGAAGCCTCGAGCTCACGATCCGGCAGGTGCAGCCGGACCATTGGCCGACATTTCGCGTTCAGATGGACGTCGAAGTCGGCACCGGCTCAAATGCTCGGCGTCAGGCCATCAAGGTATTCGAGCGCGAAACCAAAGTGCGGATCGGCATGACGGGCGAGCCGACCACATCCTTCACGCTCGACCCGGACGGGTGGGTGCTGAAGGGCGCAAACTGA
- the metG gene encoding methionine--tRNA ligase, with protein sequence MSSTRRFYTTPIYYASGEPHLGHAYTTILTDVLARFARQDGHDVFFLTGTDEHGQKIQDEAEKRGVSPLELCDTMADRFEAAWGRLGISHDRFIRTTEEEHKEVVRAFLIRLWERDQIYEGLYSGWYCVSDERYWTEKDIGEDRTCQICGKPVIHVEEKNYFFRMGSWQDALVKQIEDNPEWIVPDVRRNEILGFLRQPLGDLSISRPKSRVSWGIELPFDSEHVAYVWVDALINYLTASGAIDPAAAPGKQGFEDVTGSRWPTDMHVIGKDILTTHSVYWPTLLMGVGLPVPSRILSHGWWVVGETKMSKSLGNVVDPLSLRDEFGSDAVRWYLMREMPTGGDASYTPERFLIRYEEIANVLGNLASRAIAMIAKYRDGTVPEHSGSGMAAEIAAAMKASREARDRYKIHDALGAAMDLGRAANGYVEDRQPWRQAKDDAQAEDLDETLATLARALVVLAALFQPVTPTAMEELASRLGLKGVPRLDEAAELKVAGLNVRKGDPLFPKVEPSWLA encoded by the coding sequence TTGAGCTCGACACGCCGGTTCTACACGACCCCGATCTACTACGCCTCGGGCGAACCTCACCTTGGTCACGCGTACACAACGATCCTCACGGACGTCCTCGCTCGCTTCGCCAGGCAGGACGGCCACGATGTGTTCTTCCTGACAGGCACAGACGAGCACGGCCAGAAGATCCAAGACGAGGCTGAGAAGCGGGGCGTCAGCCCGCTCGAGCTGTGCGACACGATGGCTGACCGATTCGAAGCGGCGTGGGGGCGGCTCGGGATTTCTCACGACAGGTTCATCCGTACAACGGAAGAGGAGCACAAGGAGGTCGTCCGCGCCTTCTTGATCCGACTGTGGGAACGCGACCAGATTTACGAGGGACTTTATTCGGGTTGGTACTGCGTCTCCGATGAGCGGTATTGGACCGAGAAGGACATCGGCGAGGACCGCACCTGTCAGATCTGCGGGAAGCCCGTGATCCACGTGGAGGAGAAGAATTACTTCTTCCGGATGGGGAGCTGGCAGGACGCACTCGTCAAGCAGATCGAGGACAACCCCGAGTGGATCGTCCCTGACGTTCGCCGAAACGAGATTCTCGGGTTTCTCCGCCAGCCACTGGGGGACCTCTCGATTTCTCGGCCAAAATCCCGCGTGTCCTGGGGTATCGAGCTGCCGTTCGACTCTGAGCACGTTGCATACGTCTGGGTCGACGCGCTCATCAACTATCTGACTGCGTCAGGCGCCATCGACCCAGCCGCTGCCCCGGGAAAACAAGGCTTCGAAGATGTCACGGGGTCACGGTGGCCGACAGATATGCATGTCATAGGAAAAGACATTCTCACGACGCATTCAGTGTACTGGCCTACCCTCCTCATGGGAGTCGGACTGCCTGTCCCCTCCCGCATCCTGTCGCACGGATGGTGGGTGGTTGGTGAGACAAAAATGTCGAAGTCACTCGGCAACGTCGTCGACCCACTTTCCCTCCGGGACGAGTTCGGCTCCGATGCTGTACGATGGTATCTGATGCGTGAGATGCCGACCGGTGGAGATGCCTCGTATACACCCGAGCGATTCCTGATCCGCTACGAGGAGATCGCCAACGTCCTGGGGAATCTGGCGAGTCGCGCGATCGCGATGATCGCCAAGTACCGGGACGGAACAGTGCCCGAGCACTCGGGCAGCGGCATGGCCGCCGAGATCGCGGCGGCCATGAAGGCATCGCGCGAAGCCCGGGACCGGTACAAGATCCACGACGCACTCGGCGCCGCCATGGACCTCGGGCGTGCTGCGAATGGGTACGTCGAAGATCGACAGCCATGGCGCCAGGCGAAAGATGACGCCCAGGCCGAGGACCTCGACGAGACGCTTGCTACGCTGGCTCGTGCCCTCGTGGTGCTTGCCGCCCTGTTCCAGCCGGTAACACCAACGGCCATGGAAGAGCTCGCGAGTCGACTTGGCCTCAAAGGCGTGCCGCGACTTGATGAGGCCGCCGAACTGAAGGTTGCCGGGCTGAACGTCCGCAAGGGCGATCCACTCTTCCCAAAAGTGGAGCCGTCTTGGCTGGCATAG
- a CDS encoding MFS transporter: protein MSESGPGRVAVMPSRFEPYLVVFTLWLLVFSSASQTMILSPILPMIGDELSIADAVLGTLVSVYSIMVGIIAILAGPVSDKIGRKRILILGCGTMTLALCLHGFVTGYFTFVAVRIFAGSAGGILSGAAVSYIGDYFPYERRGWATGWVMSGSAFGQIFGIPLGIFMAARWGFRSPFYMFAVTMALTVFLVIFQIPQPDVLRTKGKLSVRKAAGDYLAMLKRPEIAWAAAAFFMMFLGVSLFVIYLPTWLERDVGISGNQIAVMFLFGGVANVLTGPRAGRLSDRIGRKKIILFACVGLSALLLSTVFLVTGPLSAYVFFFLAMVLVAMRISPFSALLTALVSDERRGSLMSLTVALGQLGFALGGAIAGPLFATVGYGSNTVVAAGSILAMGLIVWFFVPEPTVRPA, encoded by the coding sequence TTGAGCGAAAGTGGGCCCGGGCGGGTCGCGGTCATGCCCTCCCGATTCGAGCCCTACCTCGTCGTCTTCACGCTCTGGCTCTTGGTCTTTTCCTCTGCCAGTCAGACGATGATCCTCTCCCCGATCCTTCCCATGATCGGCGACGAGTTGAGCATCGCGGATGCGGTACTCGGCACACTCGTATCCGTGTATTCGATCATGGTCGGGATCATTGCGATTCTTGCCGGCCCGGTATCGGACAAGATAGGTCGGAAACGCATCCTCATTTTGGGGTGCGGCACGATGACCCTCGCTCTTTGCCTGCACGGCTTCGTGACCGGCTACTTCACATTCGTCGCAGTGCGGATATTCGCAGGATCGGCGGGCGGGATCCTGAGCGGAGCCGCGGTCTCCTACATCGGAGACTACTTCCCCTACGAGCGCAGGGGCTGGGCGACCGGGTGGGTCATGAGCGGGTCGGCCTTCGGCCAGATCTTCGGTATTCCACTGGGGATCTTCATGGCTGCTCGATGGGGTTTTCGATCCCCATTCTACATGTTCGCCGTGACGATGGCCCTGACCGTATTTCTCGTGATTTTCCAGATTCCCCAGCCTGACGTCTTACGGACTAAAGGGAAACTCTCGGTGAGAAAGGCTGCCGGCGACTATCTAGCCATGCTCAAGCGACCCGAGATCGCATGGGCCGCCGCGGCCTTCTTCATGATGTTCTTAGGTGTCTCACTCTTCGTGATCTATCTACCCACGTGGCTCGAACGGGACGTCGGTATCTCAGGCAACCAGATCGCGGTGATGTTTCTGTTCGGGGGCGTCGCGAACGTCCTCACAGGACCGCGGGCAGGAAGGCTCTCCGACCGTATCGGCCGCAAGAAAATTATTCTCTTCGCATGCGTCGGACTGTCTGCGTTGCTGTTGTCGACCGTTTTTCTGGTTACCGGGCCCCTCAGCGCCTACGTCTTCTTTTTCTTGGCAATGGTGCTCGTGGCAATGCGAATCAGTCCGTTTTCGGCTTTGCTCACAGCACTCGTGTCCGATGAGCGCCGTGGCTCACTCATGAGCCTGACCGTGGCTCTCGGACAACTCGGCTTCGCACTCGGAGGCGCCATCGCAGGTCCCCTCTTCGCAACCGTCGGGTACGGGTCGAACACGGTCGTGGCTGCTGGATCCATCCTAGCGATGGGGCTGATCGTCTGGTTCTTTGTTCCTGAGCCAACCGTCAGACCGGCCTGA